A genome region from Archaeoglobus fulgidus DSM 4304 includes the following:
- a CDS encoding DUF72 domain-containing protein: MELKVGCCGFPVSMKRYFETFDVVEVQKTFYKPPEVKTAEKWRKSAPEDFEFTIKAWQVITHPPSSPTYKKAGIKFENCGFFRPTEVVFMAWEETKKIAKALKAEIIVFQTPKSFRDTAENMENMRAFFSSIDGSFTFCFEPRGWSEESVRAICEELDLVHVVDPFVSKQLYGEICYYRLHGFDYKHKYTDDELEKLLGIVDRDGYVMFNNVHMFDDALRFKKLVEREAKSK, encoded by the coding sequence ATGGAGCTGAAAGTGGGATGCTGCGGCTTCCCGGTTTCGATGAAAAGGTACTTTGAAACGTTTGACGTGGTTGAGGTTCAGAAGACTTTTTACAAGCCGCCGGAAGTCAAAACCGCTGAAAAGTGGAGAAAATCTGCCCCTGAAGATTTTGAGTTCACCATAAAGGCGTGGCAGGTAATCACCCACCCTCCAAGCAGTCCCACCTACAAAAAAGCGGGAATCAAGTTCGAAAACTGCGGCTTCTTCAGACCGACAGAAGTTGTTTTTATGGCTTGGGAGGAGACTAAGAAGATTGCAAAAGCTCTAAAGGCCGAAATAATCGTCTTTCAAACGCCGAAGAGCTTCAGAGATACTGCTGAGAACATGGAAAACATGCGGGCTTTTTTCAGCAGCATTGACGGAAGTTTTACCTTTTGCTTTGAACCGAGAGGCTGGAGCGAGGAGAGCGTAAGGGCAATATGCGAGGAGCTTGATTTAGTCCACGTCGTTGACCCCTTTGTCTCCAAGCAGCTTTACGGGGAAATCTGCTACTACAGGCTTCACGGATTTGATTACAAGCACAAGTACACCGATGATGAGCTTGAAAAGCTGCTCGGGATAGTTGACAGGGACGGCTACGTTATGTTCAACAACGTCCACATGTTCGACGATGCGCTGAGGTTCAAAAAGCTTGTTGAGAGAGAAGCAAAGTCAAAATAA
- a CDS encoding KaiC associated regulatory domain-containing protein encodes MGFEVIAKPKGGNLDKMAEKVFYESINLLGGLKKLVEYRNLTWLPSLAEAAYVVVLKNEAMKTYGEIARELGITEQTAKNIATADEEEVKRYLEGELEERPKEHIAGGIAKLVYRKLKEEGRLDAEEVEIKQEELEVLDIDWAVHVLARIKGLDFPVNKEALVERLKGLVIKGKRAEEILDKLDYPIKSPSQLLHEIKMHL; translated from the coding sequence ATGGGATTTGAGGTTATCGCAAAACCGAAGGGTGGAAACCTTGACAAGATGGCCGAGAAGGTATTTTACGAGAGTATAAACCTTCTTGGAGGTTTGAAGAAGCTTGTAGAGTACAGAAACCTCACCTGGCTTCCAAGCCTTGCAGAAGCCGCATACGTCGTTGTGCTGAAAAACGAGGCAATGAAAACATACGGAGAGATTGCCAGGGAGCTTGGAATCACCGAGCAGACCGCTAAAAACATCGCAACCGCTGATGAAGAGGAAGTAAAGAGATACCTTGAAGGCGAGCTTGAAGAAAGGCCAAAAGAGCACATAGCCGGAGGAATAGCGAAGCTTGTATACAGGAAGCTGAAGGAAGAGGGGAGACTTGATGCGGAGGAGGTCGAGATAAAGCAGGAAGAACTGGAGGTTCTTGATATTGACTGGGCTGTGCACGTTCTGGCAAGGATAAAGGGACTGGACTTCCCGGTAAACAAGGAAGCTTTGGTTGAGAGGTTAAAGGGGCTCGTCATAAAGGGTAAGCGCGCTGAGGAGATTCTTGACAAGCTCGATTACCCGATAAAATCTCCATCACAGCTTCTGCATGAGATAAAAATGCACCTTTAA
- a CDS encoding Yip1 family protein produces the protein MEVITNPDSFLRKRLERGFGEALAVVVIAALLSSLASYIVAPMVLEAVREQIAEVGTLTEEQIKAMLQITYYGMLITPFFTTLIFWILISGILHILSAVFGGEGSFSNLAKLVAYSYISVIVLSPISIYLSYETSQQMLYGIKSSLLPNTILGVATALWQAVYWTFAVKNARNLNLKYSAIVAGIVFTGYFLLTASSLIFSSLSETP, from the coding sequence ATGGAGGTAATCACAAATCCCGATAGCTTTCTGAGAAAAAGGCTTGAAAGGGGATTTGGCGAGGCTCTGGCCGTTGTCGTAATTGCCGCTCTGCTCTCGTCTCTTGCTTCATACATTGTGGCTCCAATGGTGCTTGAGGCCGTGAGAGAGCAGATTGCGGAGGTTGGAACGTTAACTGAAGAGCAGATTAAGGCGATGCTTCAGATAACCTACTACGGAATGCTGATAACTCCCTTCTTCACGACGCTCATCTTCTGGATTTTAATCTCCGGCATTCTCCACATACTTTCGGCAGTTTTCGGAGGAGAGGGTAGTTTCAGCAATCTCGCCAAGCTTGTTGCATACTCTTACATTTCCGTCATAGTCCTAAGCCCGATATCGATTTATCTCAGCTACGAAACGAGTCAGCAGATGCTCTACGGAATAAAAAGCTCTCTACTGCCAAACACGATTCTCGGAGTTGCAACCGCATTATGGCAGGCAGTTTATTGGACCTTTGCCGTTAAAAATGCGAGAAATCTGAATTTAAAATACTCTGCCATCGTGGCCGGGATAGTCTTCACTGGATACTTTTTGCTGACTGCATCCTCTCTGATTTTTTCATCTCTCTCAGAGACTCCCTGA
- a CDS encoding KaiC domain-containing protein, translating to MYRYYELRELEGKAPKLFGIPTGTKLDELFYKVEKEGDRYVRKPLGGIPHLAVMNITGVPDTGKSLLAEQFAITQAGSGYRVLYVTVESPANFLYTAMKERSEAMGVDFTKVESNVVVIDASESDELRENPKALMETMAYAIKEKKVTNTIIDSITGLYEHKEMMARQIVRQFFNFMKKYRQTGIFVSQKRSAQASESAEAAGGLAVAHIVDGTIVLDKKLIESRWDVSLYGLPLGSILRTIRIDGCRIAPHDSRVWVFEISEIGTIEIIAPLSEYIKKRGKKDLDEEK from the coding sequence ATGTATAGGTATTATGAGCTAAGGGAGCTCGAAGGAAAGGCTCCAAAGCTCTTCGGCATCCCCACAGGAACTAAGCTTGACGAGCTGTTTTACAAGGTTGAAAAGGAGGGGGACAGGTACGTTAGAAAGCCGCTTGGAGGAATTCCTCACCTCGCGGTGATGAACATCACAGGAGTTCCGGATACTGGAAAATCACTATTGGCTGAGCAGTTCGCCATTACCCAGGCCGGCAGCGGCTACAGAGTGCTTTACGTGACAGTTGAGAGCCCAGCCAATTTCCTCTACACGGCGATGAAGGAGAGAAGCGAGGCCATGGGTGTGGACTTCACCAAGGTTGAGAGCAACGTCGTTGTCATCGATGCGAGCGAGAGCGATGAGCTGAGAGAGAATCCGAAAGCGCTCATGGAGACCATGGCTTACGCGATTAAGGAGAAGAAGGTTACAAACACGATAATCGACAGCATCACGGGACTTTACGAGCACAAGGAGATGATGGCGAGGCAGATAGTGAGGCAGTTCTTCAACTTCATGAAGAAGTATCGCCAGACGGGAATCTTCGTTTCGCAGAAGAGGTCCGCGCAGGCGAGCGAGAGTGCTGAGGCTGCGGGAGGTCTTGCGGTGGCGCACATCGTCGATGGTACAATCGTGCTGGACAAAAAGCTGATAGAGTCTCGCTGGGATGTCAGCCTCTACGGCCTGCCTCTCGGCAGCATTCTCAGAACGATAAGGATTGATGGATGCAGAATTGCTCCCCACGACTCAAGAGTGTGGGTCTTCGAAATCAGCGAAATCGGCACGATAGAAATCATCGCACCGCTGAGCGAGTACATAAAGAAAAGGGGGAAGAAGGATTTAGATGAGGAAAAATAA
- a CDS encoding phosphate signaling complex PhoU family protein: MEVRKLQLIGGSSYMVSLPKNWVKENQLRQGDDIYLQVEDSVITLYPKSFREFSRITSVQIDKLLRLDEKFVRRFIYALYLQGIDEIVISDDRINARMVSRIGEIVKDLIGMEIIDATEGKVVLKCLTSTDFDVYGVVRRMSQIIQSMIATIMEGIEKGDREALKDIENLEKDSDRLYLLAVRQEHRLVREFSSPSKWNELRLILGIRTVAKLIEEIADSLYNFSTYAVEMTPEELRKVRVYFERLGKIFDSLAKAYFNSDVELSEETIEELEELEELLLSNMDGGVYYRLAVETILSACRHMKSIGEIAFNKSVRESLREMKKSERMQSAKSIQ; encoded by the coding sequence ATGGAAGTAAGGAAGCTTCAGTTAATAGGTGGTTCAAGCTACATGGTAAGTCTCCCGAAGAACTGGGTGAAGGAGAACCAGCTAAGGCAGGGTGACGACATATATCTGCAGGTTGAAGACAGCGTGATAACTCTCTACCCCAAATCCTTTCGAGAGTTTTCGAGGATAACGAGTGTTCAGATTGATAAGCTGCTAAGACTCGACGAAAAGTTCGTGCGAAGGTTCATCTACGCTCTGTATCTTCAGGGGATTGATGAGATTGTAATCAGCGATGACAGGATAAACGCGAGGATGGTGAGCAGGATAGGGGAGATTGTAAAGGACTTGATTGGAATGGAGATTATTGACGCAACCGAGGGCAAAGTTGTGCTGAAGTGCCTAACTTCAACCGATTTCGACGTTTACGGCGTTGTGAGAAGGATGAGCCAGATTATCCAGAGCATGATAGCGACAATAATGGAAGGCATTGAAAAGGGGGACAGAGAGGCTTTAAAGGATATAGAGAACCTTGAAAAAGATTCAGACAGGCTGTACCTGCTTGCGGTCAGGCAGGAGCACAGGCTAGTTAGAGAGTTCTCAAGTCCGAGCAAGTGGAACGAGTTGAGGTTGATTCTCGGTATCAGAACTGTTGCAAAGCTTATAGAGGAGATTGCCGACTCGCTATACAACTTCTCAACCTATGCAGTCGAGATGACTCCAGAAGAGCTACGGAAGGTGAGGGTTTACTTTGAAAGGCTCGGTAAAATTTTCGACTCCCTGGCGAAGGCCTACTTCAACTCGGATGTTGAACTTTCGGAGGAAACAATTGAAGAGCTTGAAGAGCTTGAAGAGCTTCTTTTGAGCAATATGGACGGCGGTGTTTATTACCGACTGGCAGTTGAAACCATTTTAAGCGCCTGCAGGCACATGAAGTCCATAGGTGAGATAGCCTTCAACAAGTCAGTCAGGGAGTCTCTGAGAGAGATGAAAAAATCAGAGAGGATGCAGTCAGCAAAAAGTATCCAGTGA